The DNA region TTTGTAGAGAATTTAAATGAATTAGATTTAAATTCTCAAGAAGTTGCAATCAATGCTATTAAAGGTGAAACCCCTTTAAGAACTGATAAAATAAAAGCTAATCAAGTCATTGATCAAATTTTAAATTGTGCTCCGCAGACACAAGAGCATTTTTTTATTGTTCCTAAAATTATAGAATGATTAACTGAGTATTTAGGGCATATTTGTAGAATAATTTGGAATAAAAATCAGAAAGTGACTTTTAGTAATGAATTTTTATTGGTTTGATGCTTTGATTTTAGGCTTTACTTTGCTTTTGGGTCTTAAAGGCATTATAAATGGTTTGATAAAAGAGATTTTTGGTCTTTTAGGTATTATAGGCGGTATTTTTATTGCTTCAAAATATGCTCCCCAAATGGCACAATTTATACAAAATACTTTTTATAAGATAGAAAATGAAAGTTTAGCTCAATTTGCTGCATTTTTGATTATATTAATTGTTTTTTGGATTGTTTGTTTGTTATTTGGTAATTTACTTTCTAAATTAATTAAATTAAGTGGTTTAGGTTTTTTAGATCGTATGGGTGGTTTTATATTTGGCGGAATGAAAATATTTTTAATTTTTGCTATTTTAATTTTTTGTGTAGCAAAAATTGATTTTTTAAATGAAAAATTAAATGACTTTGCCAAAAATAGCTATACTTTAAATTTACTTAAAATAACTGGATCTTTTATCATGAATCAACCTTTAACTGAAAATGGCTTAGAATATGCCAGTCAAAAGTTTCAAAATATTACAAATGATTTAAATACAAAAAAGGATTGATATGTTAATTGAAAATATAGAATATGATGTTTTATTAGAAAGATTTAAGAAGATTTTAAGACAAGGTGGGCTTAAATATACTAAACAAAGAGAAGCACTTTTAAAAACTCTTTATCATAGTGAAAACCATTATACTCCAGAAAGTTTATATATGGAAATTAAACAAGTTGAGCCTGGTTTGAATGTAGGAATTGCAACAGTATATCGTACTTTAAATTTACTTGAAGAAGCAGAAATGGTAAGCTCTATTTCTTTTGGTTCAGCAGGTAAAAAATATGAACTTGCAAATAAACCCCATCATGATCATATGATATGTAAAAATTGTGGTAAAATTGTAGAATTTGAAAATCCTATTATAGAGCGGCAACAAGCTTTAATTGCTAAAGAGCATGGTTTTAAGCTTACAGGACACTTGATGCAACTTTATGGTGTTTGTGGGGAATGTAATAATCAACAAAAAGTTAAGGTAAAAATATAAATGTTTGATAATATTCTAGAACAACAAAGAATAGAAAAAGCTAAAGAGTTACGAAAAGTAGGAATAAATCCTTATCCCCATTTTTTAAAAAAAGAAATGTCTTTAAAAAATTTTCATGAAAAATTTTCTTATATCTTAGAAAGTGTATCAAAAAGAGATGAAAATGTAAATGCCATAGTTGCAGGACGTTTAAAGCTTTTACGTATAGCTGGAAAATCTATTTTTGCGAATATTGAAGATGAAAATTCAAATTTACAAATTTATTTTAGTAAAGATAGTATAGGTGAAGAAATTTATACAATTTTAAAAAAGAATTTAGAAGTGGGTGATATTGTTTTAGTAAAGGGTTTTCCTTTTGTAACTAAAACAGGAGAATTTAGCTTACATGCAAATGAAATAAAACTTGCTACAAAAGCTATTGTCCCTTTGCCTGAAAAATATCATGGATTAACGGATATAGAACAAAGATATCGTAAACGTTATGTCGATATGATTATGAATGCAGAGGTAAGAAAAGATTTTTTGGTGCGTTCTAAAGTGGTAAGTATAATACGCCATTTTTTTGAAAATAAAGGTTTTTTAGAAGTGGAAACTCCCATGATGCATCCTATTGCCGGTGGGGCAAATGCTAAACCTTTTGTTACCTTCCATAATTCTTTAGGGGTGCAAAGATTTTTAAGAATAGCACCAGAGCTTTATCTTAAAAGACTAATTGTAGGGGGATTTGATGCAGTTTTTGAAATCAATCGTTGTTTTAGAAATGAAGGTATGGATTTAACGCATAATCCTGAATTTACTACTATAGAATTTTATTGGGCTTATCATAATTATAAAGATTTAATGGATTTAACTGAAGAACTTTTTGCTTTACTTTTAGAGAAATTAAATTTAGGTAAAATCATAGAATTTGATGGAGAAATGATAGATTTTTCTAAACCTTTTGAAAGAATTACTTATAAAGATGCGCTTTGCAAATATGGCGGTTTAGATAGAGAATTAATAGAAAATAAAGAAAAAATTCTTGCTAAATTATCATTGGATGGTTTTGAAGCAAACGAGAAACTTGAGTTAGGATATTTGCAAGCTGAACTTTTTGATAATTATGTTGAGAAAAAATTAATTAACCCTACTTTTATTATTGATTTTCCTGTTGCTATTAGTCCTTTATCAAGATGTAGTGATAAAGATTCACAAATTGCTGAAAGATTTGAGTTATTTGTTTGTGGAAGAGAATTAGCTAATGGTTTTAATGAACTTAATGATCCCCTAGAACAATATCAAAGATTTTTAAAGCAAATTGAGGCCAAAAATGCAGGTGATGAAGAAGCTTGTGAAATGGATGAAGATTTTGTTAATGCATTAGGATATGGAATGCCTCCAACAGCAGGGCAGGGTATAGGTATAGATAGATTGGTCATGCTTTTAACTAATAAAAAATCAATTCGTGATGTGATTTTATTTCCTGCAATGCGCCCATTAAAATCAGAAATATAAGGAGAAATAAAATGAGTATAGAAATTTTTGATAAAGAAATCTTTGATTTAACCAATAAAGAACTTCAACGCCAGTGTGAGGGACTTGAAATGATAGCAAGTGAAAATTTTACCTTGCCTGAAGTAATGGAAGTTATGGGAA from Campylobacter hepaticus includes:
- a CDS encoding Fur family transcriptional regulator, with protein sequence MLIENIEYDVLLERFKKILRQGGLKYTKQREALLKTLYHSENHYTPESLYMEIKQVEPGLNVGIATVYRTLNLLEEAEMVSSISFGSAGKKYELANKPHHDHMICKNCGKIVEFENPIIERQQALIAKEHGFKLTGHLMQLYGVCGECNNQQKVKVKI
- the lysS gene encoding lysine--tRNA ligase, whose product is MFDNILEQQRIEKAKELRKVGINPYPHFLKKEMSLKNFHEKFSYILESVSKRDENVNAIVAGRLKLLRIAGKSIFANIEDENSNLQIYFSKDSIGEEIYTILKKNLEVGDIVLVKGFPFVTKTGEFSLHANEIKLATKAIVPLPEKYHGLTDIEQRYRKRYVDMIMNAEVRKDFLVRSKVVSIIRHFFENKGFLEVETPMMHPIAGGANAKPFVTFHNSLGVQRFLRIAPELYLKRLIVGGFDAVFEINRCFRNEGMDLTHNPEFTTIEFYWAYHNYKDLMDLTEELFALLLEKLNLGKIIEFDGEMIDFSKPFERITYKDALCKYGGLDRELIENKEKILAKLSLDGFEANEKLELGYLQAELFDNYVEKKLINPTFIIDFPVAISPLSRCSDKDSQIAERFELFVCGRELANGFNELNDPLEQYQRFLKQIEAKNAGDEEACEMDEDFVNALGYGMPPTAGQGIGIDRLVMLLTNKKSIRDVILFPAMRPLKSEI
- a CDS encoding CvpA family protein, encoding MNFYWFDALILGFTLLLGLKGIINGLIKEIFGLLGIIGGIFIASKYAPQMAQFIQNTFYKIENESLAQFAAFLIILIVFWIVCLLFGNLLSKLIKLSGLGFLDRMGGFIFGGMKIFLIFAILIFCVAKIDFLNEKLNDFAKNSYTLNLLKITGSFIMNQPLTENGLEYASQKFQNITNDLNTKKD
- the gatC gene encoding Asp-tRNA(Asn)/Glu-tRNA(Gln) amidotransferase subunit GatC, coding for MQIDEKLLSRLEKLSALQIIENREEIVLELNEIVSFVENLNELDLNSQEVAINAIKGETPLRTDKIKANQVIDQILNCAPQTQEHFFIVPKIIE